A single region of the Panthera tigris isolate Pti1 chromosome B1, P.tigris_Pti1_mat1.1, whole genome shotgun sequence genome encodes:
- the SFRP2 gene encoding secreted frizzled-related protein 2: MPQGPGSLLLLVLASHCCLGSARGLFFGQPDFSYKRSNCKPIPANLQLCHGIEYQNMRLPNLLGHETMKEVLEQAGAWIPLVMKQCHPDTKKFLCSLFAPVCLDDLDETIQPCHSLCVQVKDRCAPVMSAFGFPWPDMLECDRFPQDNDLCIPLASSDHLLPATEEAPKVCEACKNKNEDDNDIMETLCKNDFALKIKVKEITYINRDTKIILETKSKTIYKLNGVSERDLKKSVLWLKDSLQCTCEEMNDINAPYLVMGQKLGGELVITSVKRWQKGQREFKRISRSIRKLQC, from the exons ATGCCGCAGGGCCCTGGCTCGCTGCTGCTGCTCGTCCTCGCCTCGCACTGCTGCTTGGGCTCCGCGCGCGGGCTCTTCTTCGGCCAGCCCGACTTCTCCTACAAGCGCAGCAACTGCAAGCCCATCCCGGCCAACCTGCAGCTGTGCCACGGCATAGAGTACCAGAACATGCGGCTGCCCAACCTGCTGGGCCACGAGACCATGAAGGAGGTGCTGGAGCAGGCGGGCGCCTGGATCCCGCTGGTCATGAAGCAGTGCCACCCAGACACCAAGAAGTTCCTGTGCTCGCTCTTCGCCCCGGTCTGCCTCGACGACCTGGACGAAACCATCCAACCGTGCCACTCTCTCTGCGTGCAGGTGAAGGACCGCTGCGCTCCAGTCATGTCCGCCTTCGGCTTCCCCTGGCCAGACATGCTCGAGTGCGACCGTTTCCCCCAGGACAACGACCTCTGCATCCCCCTCGCGAGCAGCGACCACCTCCTGCCGGCCACCGAGGAAG CTCCAAAGGTATGTGAAgcctgcaaaaataaaaatgaggatgaCAACGACATAATGGAAACTCTTTGTAAAAATGATTTTG cactgaaaataaaagtgaaggagATAACCTACATCAACAGAGATACCAAAATCATCCTGGAGACCAAGAGCAAGACCATTTACAAGCTGAATGGTGTGTCTGAAAGGGACCTGAAGAAGTCGGTGCTGTGGCTCAAAGACAGCTTGCAGTGCACCTGCGAGGAGATGAATGACATCAACGCGCCCTATCTGGTCATGGGACAGAAGCTGGGCGGGGAGCTGGTGATCACCTCAGTGAAGCGgtggcagaaggggcagagagagttcaAGCGCATCTCCCGCAGCATCCGCAAGCTGCAGTGCTAG